The Myxocyprinus asiaticus isolate MX2 ecotype Aquarium Trade chromosome 4, UBuf_Myxa_2, whole genome shotgun sequence nucleotide sequence GAGTATTATTGCattatgtccctaccaactttcaaatcAATCCGACGCCCTTGGTttaagggtttacagtgttacctCATCATGTTGTTGCCAgcgcaacaaagttgtaaaattagatataactttacacagaaaaggtaagtaagctattttatcacactaaaagctTTTTAACAcatgttgtttacgtcttgtagctatacttttgaaacagtgagtattttaacgtttacggattggcccccattcacttccaatgtaagtcgctcactataacccagtttttgcttctttttctttttttcttttttttaaagaaaagcataaCCTGttttgaacccgaaatattcctttaatgtcataaATCAGTGGTTTTAATATTCTAAGATTGTTGACGTTTCATAGGATTTGTTCAGGGGGTGAACATCACCAGTTTAGAGACTGTAATCAGAGGGACAGTGGGTGGAGAAGCTCTACTCTCTGTCCGATATTCAAGCACCAGTCTGGATCCTCCTGTCATCAAATGGCAGCTGAAGAGGGAAAAACCCATTACAGTGGTCCAGTCTATTGGCACAGAGATCATCGGTAACCTGCGGCCAGAATACAGAGACCGTATCCTTGTGTTTGAGAATGGCACACTGCTGCTTCATAACCTCAGGCTGTCTGACGAGGGCACCTATGAAGTGGAGATCTCTATCACTGATGACACCTTCACAGGAGAGGGCAGTATCGAGTTGACGGTTGATGGTGAGATCCTAGGGTTTTTCAGTCGATTGGTTTGGAGAAAACAAGACATTGTAGACATTGCAAAATCAAAATAGGGGAATGATAAAACTATATGTTGGGAGATTATGTACTATTACTACTCTTAAAAAAGGTCATGTGACAGTATAATATGATGCAGTTGTCCCAAAAAGTATACGGATACTAAAGCCACAATTAAAAACGTATACTATAAGTCCAAAAGTGTGTGGACACCCGAACACCATACACATATGTGCTTgtttaacatttcattttaaaatcaaagtCTTTAATCCCTCTGTTTGCTGCTATAACACCGCTTTTCTGGGAAAGCTGTTCACTAGATGTTGGAACTGTGTGGATTACTCCCATTAAAATGCCATCAGGGAAGATGggcactgatgttgggtgatgggTCCTGGCTTGCTGTTCCAATTAATTCCacaggtgttcagtggggttcaggtctgggctttgtgctggccagtcaagttcttcctcACCAGACTCAGTAAATACTTTCTTTATTAGGGTGACCAGactcctgcttgtggaaaacaggacagcccccttccagcaaaaattaaattgacGTCCTTACATACGTGCATCCgcaactgttgtcaccttgtactttttgctGGCAGCAGTTTTTCtaagtgtgcgcttgtctttcaagagtttatcgtaaaatgcagagcagtccagtccaaaattaagacatacgaaaagcattgccttcatgactgttacactgagttgagatttatccggtgtccatgttgagttcattaatgagaacacacgctcgaCAAGTGCGACAAGTGACAATGTTGTCAATgcactcatcaaagagcatggttttgtcaatcaaactgagagcagggattctggagtagaagtgttcgaggctgctctgtaTGTCTTTCCACTCTTGGATGTCTCTCAGTGGGGCCCgttcaagtttttctgtgttctccaatgagcagctCCAATTTGGGAgataatccaccgatgctgaataaaattttctcactgcacaaaagaaatcatcctctcaaatgtcaccagcttcaaccagggcatccaactgctttttaatgtcagagggtatgaatgattcctccaacctggcaagacttttctcaggtcatgaatgtgcaaaactatggccgtgcacaacagagtgataagcaaaaagtccttaacttgtgtgcaccttgtcagattctgaactttgcttcacaaaaaaaaattactaacacttggtgtggcacacttacttttagcagcatccacatgcttttttgtatgaacatgctgcgcgatgtcggtgcagcctccatgggcgatggaaaagcgagctccacaaatctcacacctcactttactaggctctgtctgtgactccttttttagaaatttaaactctttttgaagatcctcattaaatgttcatgcacgcttccttgacatttttccagccgcaatttcatctgtgggctctttcaaactgactcttcaatcagtttaCAACTGGACGTCTAtcgataggggattgtgattggatagtttaatccagtcatgtacttcaaataacatggtgtgattttattgaattttacaagccgtatccttgacTACCTTTGATTATAATACTtatgtgactgagaaagccgcataggtaattgagaaattttaggagaggggaaatacaggacaaaacacaattttttccaaataagtcaggacactagaaaaaagtgcttaaatatgggactgtcctgggaaaaacaGGACATCTGGCCACCCTATTCTTTATGGACCTAGTTATGTGCGCAtagcattatcatgctggaacagaaaaaggTCCTCCTCAAACTGTTGACAAAGTCTGAAGCACAAAATTTGCAAGAATGTAATTAAAAGGAGTAGCATTAAGCACTGTTCTCTCAGAAACTATTGGAATAGCCAAACCCATCAAACAGAAGTGGGTGTCCACTTATGGTCATATAGTAGATGTTCTATATGTTGTATTAGATGACAAAACCAAGTAGTACTGCAAACAAACGATACTAGACCTTCTCTCAgaattaacttttttcttaaacatttttgtaataaCTGGTCAGTCCCCTTAAGTTCATATAGGTGTCCTAGCTGAGTAACCACAAGTAGTTCACCAAATAAGTGGACACATTCTTAATTTCACAATAAGAATGTGtccatacttttgttttattaattttgcaaAGTATAACTATTATTCTATAATGTAAAATCTAGCATTTTGCTTAAATAGtgtgttaaaataaatgtcacttactttgatattttgtttgtattaatttctttttaagtgtggtttaaatGTCTAAGTactttttgggggccactgtaccATACTGAATGATTGCCATACTCATATTTGTTGTACTTACATGGTATTCCAATACTATACATGGTATAACAGTGCTACATGTCCATAAAACATGGTTCTACCATGGTACCACGTCCCATGTCCACAAACACTGTTATGCCATGGTGCTTTGATGTTAGTGTATGACAATGGTTTCCTCAATCTAATTATATTATAAGGacaattcacccagaaatgaaactgtttcatcattcacttacccttatgttgtcccaaatctgtatgactttcttctgtggaacatgaaaggagatgttagggagaatgttagacttagtcaccattcactttccttgaatggagaaaaaaaagagcagtgtcaCTATTTTTCAATATCTCACCTCTTGTACTTTATGGAATAAATAGTcaaatggttttggaacaacatgtgggtgagtaaatgatgatagaatttccaTGTTATAATGAATATATTCATAAATATTCATGCAAACAATGTAAACTCCACTGATACCATTAATAATCTGATTCATCTGATTCATACTTTACAGAGCCTATCTCCAAGCCATATGTCCACATGGTCACCTCCACTGTTCTGGAACTGACAGAGCATTTCACGCTAAACTGCACTCACGACACGGGCACCAAGACCACCTACAGCTGGACAAAAGGTGGCAAGCCATTACTAAATGAGACTCGCCTGCTCCTGTCCACTGATCAGAAGGTTCTGAACATCACACGCATTCAGATGGTTGATGATGATGTCTACATTTGCATGGTGGTGAACCCGCTTGGTAGCATGAAAAGCCTGCCAGTCAAACTCACAGTTTACAGTAAGAATGAGGAACatataatgaaaaacatttttaaagataCTGTATTGCACATTCAATTTCTTTTTATGAAATTTGCCGTTTCTTGTGGTTCATGTTACATGGTTTTGATTCCTAAGAATCAAAATGAATGATAAAAGATTCTTGTTTCCAGAAAGGAGTTCCCTTTATATTATACTGTCTACAGTGGGCATCTTTCTCCTTGTCACTCTCGTAACTGTGTGTGCTTGCTGGAACCCATCAAAAAAGTAAGAACCTCTTTTTTACCTCTCATTGCATTTTCTTCTTTCCTTAAAGGtatatatgaaaattctgtcattatttactctgccTCATATTGTCCCAAACATGTAtgctatttgtttatttttttgtggaacacacaaGTAGAATATTTGATAAATCTCCACGCAGATCATTTTCATACCTGGGGAATTCACAGTGACCACatctgccaagctccaaaaagtacaaaaaagacCAGAAATGTACCATAGAATTAGTTGACTCATTTgattctatattccaagtctcctgaatGTGATTAATTTGTATGAGAAAAGACtgaaagttgttattcactgaaaatctatcCCTTTTACGCATACTCAAGCTGGAATACCACGTTCTATTGTAAGGTGAGAGATGCCGTCAATTATGTAAAACCTGGTGCAATGCAGTTTTTGTATCTGAATGTGAATGCAAGTTACATTtcgggaagattatcagtgaaataACACCCTAAATTTTGatttgttcaaaaaaaaaaaaaaaaaaaaaaaagtatacaggtttggaacaacatgcatcatttgtgggtgaactatgccttttagTTGACAATACTGGTGTAAATAAACATgtaattaaaaatacttttattagcAGATCAAAAAGAAATAGGTCAAAAACTATGATACCAAGATCCATTCCACAAAACCACCACATCATATATCAAGACATCAAGCCAAAAGGTATGTAATCAATACAATTCTGCTATTATTTTAGGTCTATTTACTATCTAACTCTCATGAAAGTAATTATCCACTGGGCAAACAAGCTTACTTCCCTGATGAatgatttggtaacactttaccaaGGTTTGTATTCATTAAGTAaggtataatgtacagtcagccagttgttaccgcacaataaaccccggcagggtgatcaggaccacGACGTGAAGCAgaagggtcttgtatcaccctgaaggggtttattttgcgattacAACCGGATGATGGTACAtaatcccacttattacatgactactaaccaaataaatgaatacatggacataaaatattgatttgcattgaaattatgtaatatgagaagaaagaaattgctgaacagctggaatcaaactccggtttgcgtcagagttctgttgatgtttattttgtgaaaatgactgtctgactcctcagtgttcagcctattacaagactacttgctaaataaataaataaatgcacatgaaaattgtatttgaaattattttgttagcttacttgtagagattgcacagtgatccgagaagcaggagagatgctCGCAGAACCCAGATGAACGGTCTGATACGTCttaatccccagatgtgcggttgttagcttacttgtagagattacacagtgatccgagaagcaggaaagacgGCTCGCAGAACCTAGATGAAtggtctgatatgtcttaatACCCGGATGTGTTGTTTGACCgctggatggcgccattgaccaatcagaatcgagtattcctgAGAGCcattaaataacattatttaactGTTAGGGTATCTGGAAGGAGGACCCAAGATCAGAGGTGAGATACCACAAATAGTTTTATTTCAGTAGG carries:
- the LOC127439874 gene encoding hepatocyte cell adhesion molecule-like isoform X2, translated to MKAEKGSFSWSTAALTAPLLLIVAVLIHSGFVQGVNITSLETVIRGTVGGEALLSVRYSSTSLDPPVIKWQLKREKPITVVQSIGTEIIGNLRPEYRDRILVFENGTLLLHNLRLSDEGTYEVEISITDDTFTGEGSIELTVDEPISKPYVHMVTSTVLELTEHFTLNCTHDTGTKTTYSWTKGGKPLLNETRLLLSTDQKVLNITRIQMVDDDVYICMVVNPLGSMKSLPVKLTVYKRSSLYIILSTVGIFLLVTLVTVCACWNPSKKSKRNRSKTMIPRSIPQNHHIIYQDIKPKDDVIPVITDQERRNPVSLYILKEKDSSTGDPTSACEMCTSNGSSPPSYSSSMPPSSDEPPARSSHRYTRTPTKSPPAHRRRRKGHSQSPPAPSPSSSRGSNHSSPPLVPSSPARKPEVPSTPPQESRGSPKT
- the LOC127439874 gene encoding hepatocyte cell adhesion molecule-like isoform X1 translates to MKAEKGSFSWSTAALTAPLLLIVAVLIHSGFVQGVNITSLETVIRGTVGGEALLSVRYSSTSLDPPVIKWQLKREKPITVVQSIGTEIIGNLRPEYRDRILVFENGTLLLHNLRLSDEGTYEVEISITDDTFTGEGSIELTVDEPISKPYVHMVTSTVLELTEHFTLNCTHDTGTKTTYSWTKGGKPLLNETRLLLSTDQKVLNITRIQMVDDDVYICMVVNPLGSMKSLPVKLTVYKRSSLYIILSTVGIFLLVTLVTVCACWNPSKNRSKRNRSKTMIPRSIPQNHHIIYQDIKPKDDVIPVITDQERRNPVSLYILKEKDSSTGDPTSACEMCTSNGSSPPSYSSSMPPSSDEPPARSSHRYTRTPTKSPPAHRRRRKGHSQSPPAPSPSSSRGSNHSSPPLVPSSPARKPEVPSTPPQESRGSPKT